One Myxococcales bacterium genomic window carries:
- a CDS encoding AAA family ATPase yields the protein MKRSYAITVYERRTSAGLVWTPVVPVGPQPALTGKSEVRLREGLAKALAELVRTREPEDQELLETAPGTRLHHVSLDLNLRGHGRVGGRFPLVLEPRWFTDTSQRLLAYHPSDPSVWFDADDVAEVERLAPHFARHAWHDASAADLEGRKSAAKERLLTVSFDLTPRTLLDRARAAEVGRQRAGLARVVHQKLGQLGVDQTARAIDGTLPLGVPRPTYRAQLARLLGGARPRSTVVVGRPGSGRATVVARWVADRLEQDGWLLHRNSDRIHRVWRLSGKRLIAGMQYFGDWEDRLLDLVTDARAHRGLLWFDDLHLFGRLGMTRQSERSFADFFRGPVQRGELTIVATATRAQLARLEDEAPSFANLFARVAIEPTGAAETATLMLAEVRRLEAEHPIEVHPFTPRTITELATSLFPWTASPGGPIELLRKLVVSAGAAPDGGRRPLTPEAAVALAARETGLPEHLITLDAPLDPAEVTAHFAARVVGQDEAVAVATDVVVKVRAGLADPGRPLGVYLFTGPTGTGKTELATALAEYLYGDRRRLLRFDMSELAGPDAVARLIGDRFNPDGLLTTRIREQPFAVVLLDEIEKAHPAVLGLLLQLFDEGRLTDAAGEVASFHHAVVVMTSNLGARVQAPIGFGDGADLVLGQIAKAVREFFPPELWNRIDRVVRFRPLTEEVAARVVDKELAKLLGRRGLRERDVFVYAGRAVRARAVAQAFDARFGARTVKRWLEDHVAGALVDALATAPPARMTVARLREHAGAIAVELELVPEAAPWPGTFALVAARDLSAAALAPDAEAMADRIDRALAGDPVGRALAALRDHPDADRGRYFVERYADELEELRTTLVGRRPRARRAEYDEHDLEAWPRSELREREHGASGKREPRRYDPRSGDRAPRAQASQPALVAALARAELLLRHAGDLADPDAHVVTLLVTPVGVVGSGARPLGWGLLEALRAVADQAMVRGKDGRIDDYRAPAIGHVQRAFVVREVFARAAFTPEHGTHFFQSLTDEPEVYRVEVRPGAHELVPLLRAHAAALAAFEEAQAAGVAGPPNPEALLPAVRTLTYAAGARPGEAFVADVEDFVLGLATRVTAPSLAEVVRALWHVRWSHR from the coding sequence GTGAAGCGCAGCTACGCGATCACGGTCTACGAGCGGCGCACCAGCGCCGGGCTGGTGTGGACGCCGGTGGTGCCGGTCGGCCCGCAGCCGGCGCTGACCGGCAAGAGCGAGGTGCGGCTGCGCGAGGGCCTGGCCAAGGCGCTGGCCGAGCTGGTGCGGACCCGCGAGCCCGAGGACCAGGAGCTGCTCGAGACCGCGCCCGGGACCCGGCTGCACCACGTCTCGCTCGATCTGAACCTGCGCGGCCACGGCCGGGTCGGCGGTCGGTTCCCGCTGGTGCTCGAGCCGCGCTGGTTCACCGACACCAGCCAGCGGCTGCTGGCCTACCACCCGAGCGATCCGTCGGTGTGGTTCGACGCCGACGACGTCGCCGAGGTCGAGCGGCTGGCGCCGCACTTCGCGCGCCACGCCTGGCACGACGCGTCGGCGGCCGACCTCGAGGGGCGCAAGAGCGCCGCCAAGGAGCGCCTGTTGACGGTGTCGTTCGATCTGACGCCGCGGACGCTGCTCGATCGCGCCCGGGCCGCCGAGGTCGGGCGCCAGCGCGCCGGGCTGGCGCGCGTGGTCCACCAGAAGCTCGGCCAGCTCGGCGTCGATCAGACCGCGCGCGCGATCGACGGCACCTTGCCGCTGGGCGTGCCGCGCCCGACCTACCGCGCGCAGCTGGCGCGCCTGCTCGGCGGCGCCCGGCCGCGCTCGACCGTCGTCGTCGGTCGTCCGGGATCCGGACGCGCGACGGTGGTGGCGCGGTGGGTGGCCGATCGGCTCGAGCAGGACGGCTGGCTCCTGCACCGCAACAGCGACCGGATCCACCGCGTGTGGCGCCTGTCGGGCAAGCGCCTGATCGCCGGCATGCAGTACTTCGGCGACTGGGAGGATCGCCTGCTCGATCTGGTCACCGACGCCCGGGCCCACCGCGGCCTCCTGTGGTTCGACGATCTGCACCTGTTCGGGCGGCTCGGCATGACCCGGCAGTCCGAGCGCTCGTTCGCCGACTTCTTCCGCGGGCCGGTCCAGCGCGGCGAGCTGACGATCGTCGCGACCGCGACCCGGGCCCAGCTGGCGCGGCTCGAGGACGAGGCGCCGTCGTTCGCGAACCTGTTCGCGCGGGTCGCGATCGAGCCGACCGGCGCGGCCGAGACCGCGACCTTGATGCTGGCCGAGGTCCGGCGGCTCGAGGCCGAGCACCCGATCGAGGTCCACCCGTTCACGCCGCGCACGATCACCGAGCTGGCCACCAGCCTGTTCCCGTGGACCGCCAGCCCCGGCGGGCCGATCGAGCTCTTGCGCAAGCTGGTGGTGAGCGCCGGCGCGGCGCCCGACGGCGGCCGGCGCCCGCTCACGCCCGAGGCCGCGGTCGCGCTGGCCGCGCGCGAGACCGGCCTGCCCGAGCACCTGATCACCCTCGACGCGCCGCTGGATCCGGCCGAGGTGACCGCGCACTTCGCGGCCCGGGTGGTCGGGCAGGACGAGGCGGTCGCGGTCGCCACCGACGTCGTCGTCAAGGTCCGCGCCGGGCTCGCTGATCCCGGTCGCCCGCTCGGCGTCTACCTGTTCACCGGCCCCACCGGCACCGGCAAGACCGAGCTGGCGACCGCGCTGGCCGAGTACCTGTACGGCGATCGCCGCCGGCTCCTGCGGTTCGACATGAGCGAGCTGGCCGGCCCCGACGCGGTGGCGCGGCTGATCGGCGATCGGTTCAACCCCGACGGCCTGCTGACGACGCGCATCCGCGAGCAGCCGTTCGCGGTGGTGCTGCTCGACGAGATCGAGAAGGCCCACCCGGCGGTGCTCGGGCTCTTGCTGCAGCTGTTCGACGAGGGCCGCCTGACCGACGCCGCCGGCGAGGTCGCCAGCTTCCACCACGCGGTCGTGGTCATGACCTCGAACCTGGGCGCGCGGGTCCAGGCGCCGATCGGCTTCGGCGACGGCGCCGACCTCGTGCTCGGGCAGATCGCCAAGGCCGTGCGCGAGTTCTTCCCGCCCGAGCTGTGGAACCGGATCGATCGCGTCGTCCGGTTCCGGCCGCTGACCGAGGAGGTCGCCGCCCGCGTCGTCGACAAGGAGCTGGCCAAGCTCCTGGGCCGGCGCGGCCTGCGCGAGCGCGACGTGTTCGTCTACGCCGGGCGCGCGGTGCGCGCGCGCGCGGTGGCGCAGGCGTTCGACGCCCGGTTCGGCGCGCGCACGGTCAAGCGCTGGCTCGAGGACCACGTCGCCGGCGCGCTGGTCGACGCGCTCGCCACCGCGCCGCCGGCGCGCATGACCGTGGCCCGGCTGCGCGAGCACGCCGGCGCGATCGCGGTCGAGCTCGAGCTGGTGCCCGAGGCGGCGCCGTGGCCGGGCACGTTCGCGCTGGTCGCGGCCCGCGACCTGTCGGCGGCCGCGCTCGCGCCGGACGCGGAGGCCATGGCCGATCGCATCGATCGCGCGCTCGCCGGCGATCCGGTCGGGCGGGCGCTGGCGGCGCTGCGCGATCACCCCGACGCCGACCGCGGCCGCTACTTCGTCGAGCGCTACGCCGACGAGCTCGAGGAGCTGCGCACGACCCTGGTCGGCCGGCGGCCGCGGGCGCGGCGGGCCGAGTACGACGAGCACGATCTCGAGGCGTGGCCGCGGTCCGAGCTGCGCGAGCGTGAGCACGGCGCGTCGGGCAAGCGCGAGCCGCGCCGCTACGATCCGCGCAGCGGTGACCGCGCGCCCCGGGCCCAGGCGAGCCAGCCGGCGCTGGTGGCGGCGCTGGCCCGGGCCGAGCTGCTCTTGCGGCACGCCGGCGACCTGGCTGATCCCGACGCCCACGTCGTGACGCTCCTGGTGACGCCGGTGGGCGTGGTCGGCAGCGGCGCGCGGCCGCTGGGCTGGGGCCTGCTCGAGGCGCTGCGCGCGGTCGCCGATCAGGCGATGGTCCGCGGCAAGGACGGGCGCATCGACGACTACCGGGCGCCGGCGATCGGTCACGTCCAGCGCGCGTTCGTCGTCCGCGAGGTGTTCGCGCGCGCGGCGTTCACGCCCGAGCACGGCACCCACTTCTTCCAGTCGCTCACCGACGAGCCCGAGGTCTACCGGGTCGAGGTGCGGCCGGGCGCGCACGAGCTGGTGCCGCTGCTGCGCGCGCACGCGGCCGCGCTGGCGGCGTTCGAGGAGGCCCAGGCCGCCGGCGTCGCCGGGCCGCCGAACCCGGAGGCGCTCTTGCCGGCGGTCCGGACCCTGACCTACGCCGCCGGCGCGCGGCCGGGCGAGGCGTTCGTGGCCGACGTCGAGGACTTCGTGCTGGGCCTGGCCACGCGCGTCACCGCGCCGAGCCTGGCCGAGGTCGTGCGCGCGCTGTGGCACGTGCGCTGGAGCCACCGATGA
- a CDS encoding ATP-dependent Clp protease ATP-binding subunit produces MRVVAEITPTALERAERREIALVGAMTRVAVAPMDAAATLAVVTARAAHWRRAEPRRPQVATAALAIAVELARRYLPYRWFPGKAVALLDELRAAADGEVGPDGAPRELGADAVYDGFASATGVPAFLLRDDRALLVADVIAQLGRRMIGQERAVARVAETLCTVKAQLQPADKPLATFLFVGPTGVGKTELAKSLAHLLFGSEGRLVRFDMSEYADPWAAERLIRGSDAGEGLLTARIRQQPFAVVLLDEIEKAHPAVHDLLLQVAGEGRLTDARGRTAFFHNAIVILTSNLGAHGRGGAMGLALGGVVDERDRELARYRAAVTEAFRPEMLNRLDAIIPFHRLDAAQIAAVTRLALAQLAERRGLVQAQLTLDVSDAATAALAEGGYAPAYGVRALRRHLDQAVIAPAARLVARLGRDAHGALLAVRTVDEPIGVELPAGAHLGTTPPEAGVTVSAWRRGGAGGRRNARGALAVAAARRAADGWMRRDLATEVKAQLDWLKAQLARGEAQPGGKRRGKAVLSSAQVQQMAIELARLERAWDDAGRARDDLAAAEELAIAAALAGDDVEPAVAMVAPLERTFARAMFWLAVARREQRDEITLGLSATDHPRALGHWVTALLAEAERRGWTITAHSTVARDPAPNWPIARVWGPPRTRAWLAGQTGPDGGLRNALVRVRGPGAACLLGLEAGAHRYFGIAKESPCHLVVRRLALATEFTDAEWLKLATLAPPAATPRGPVEREHPDDASVIVRGTKLALPWVEQWARLEEVALTVIAAELAAGRTADELYPVELVDDDDAGDDDGGDA; encoded by the coding sequence GTGCGCGTGGTCGCGGAGATCACGCCGACCGCCCTCGAGCGCGCCGAGCGCCGCGAGATCGCGCTGGTCGGCGCGATGACCCGGGTCGCCGTGGCGCCGATGGACGCGGCCGCGACCCTGGCGGTGGTGACCGCCCGCGCCGCGCACTGGCGCCGGGCCGAGCCGCGGCGGCCCCAGGTGGCGACGGCGGCGCTGGCGATCGCGGTCGAGCTGGCGCGGCGCTACCTGCCGTACCGCTGGTTCCCCGGCAAGGCGGTGGCGCTGCTCGACGAGCTGCGCGCCGCCGCCGACGGCGAGGTCGGCCCCGACGGCGCGCCGCGCGAGCTCGGCGCCGACGCGGTCTACGACGGCTTCGCGTCGGCGACCGGGGTGCCGGCGTTCCTGCTGCGCGACGATCGCGCGCTGCTGGTCGCCGACGTGATCGCGCAGCTCGGCCGCCGCATGATCGGCCAGGAGCGCGCGGTCGCGCGCGTCGCCGAGACCCTGTGCACGGTCAAGGCCCAGCTGCAGCCGGCCGACAAGCCGCTGGCGACGTTCCTGTTCGTCGGCCCGACCGGCGTCGGCAAGACCGAGCTGGCCAAGAGCCTGGCCCACCTGCTGTTCGGCTCCGAGGGTCGGCTGGTGCGGTTCGACATGAGCGAGTACGCCGATCCGTGGGCCGCCGAGCGGCTGATCCGCGGCAGCGACGCCGGCGAGGGCCTGCTGACCGCGCGCATCCGGCAGCAGCCGTTCGCGGTCGTGCTGCTCGACGAGATCGAGAAGGCCCACCCGGCCGTGCACGACCTGCTGCTGCAGGTCGCCGGCGAGGGCCGCCTGACCGACGCCCGCGGGCGCACCGCGTTCTTCCACAACGCGATCGTGATCCTGACCTCGAACCTCGGCGCCCACGGCCGCGGCGGCGCGATGGGCCTGGCGCTGGGCGGCGTCGTCGACGAGCGCGACCGCGAGCTGGCGCGCTACCGGGCCGCGGTGACCGAGGCGTTCCGGCCCGAGATGCTCAACCGCCTCGACGCGATCATCCCGTTCCATCGCCTCGACGCCGCGCAGATCGCGGCGGTGACCCGGCTGGCGCTGGCGCAGCTGGCCGAGCGGCGCGGCCTGGTGCAGGCGCAGCTCACGCTCGACGTCAGCGACGCCGCGACCGCGGCCCTGGCCGAGGGCGGGTACGCGCCGGCCTACGGCGTGCGCGCGCTGCGGCGGCACCTCGATCAGGCGGTGATCGCGCCGGCGGCCCGGCTGGTGGCGCGGCTCGGGCGCGACGCCCACGGCGCGCTCCTGGCGGTGCGCACCGTCGACGAGCCGATCGGCGTCGAGCTGCCGGCCGGGGCCCACCTGGGCACGACCCCGCCCGAGGCCGGCGTCACGGTGTCGGCGTGGCGCCGCGGCGGCGCCGGCGGTCGGCGCAACGCCCGCGGCGCGCTGGCGGTGGCGGCGGCGCGGCGCGCGGCCGACGGCTGGATGCGGCGCGACCTCGCGACCGAGGTCAAGGCCCAGCTCGACTGGCTCAAGGCCCAGCTCGCGCGCGGTGAGGCCCAGCCCGGCGGCAAGCGCCGCGGCAAGGCGGTGCTGTCGAGCGCGCAGGTGCAGCAGATGGCGATCGAGCTGGCGCGGCTCGAGCGCGCCTGGGACGACGCCGGGCGCGCGCGCGACGATCTGGCGGCGGCCGAGGAGCTGGCGATCGCGGCGGCGCTGGCCGGCGACGACGTCGAGCCCGCGGTGGCGATGGTGGCGCCGCTCGAGCGCACGTTCGCGCGCGCGATGTTCTGGCTGGCGGTGGCGCGGCGCGAGCAGCGCGACGAGATCACGCTGGGCCTGTCGGCGACCGATCACCCGCGCGCGCTGGGCCACTGGGTGACCGCGCTCCTGGCCGAGGCCGAGCGCCGGGGCTGGACGATCACCGCGCACTCGACCGTGGCCCGCGACCCGGCGCCGAACTGGCCGATCGCGCGGGTGTGGGGGCCGCCGCGGACCCGGGCCTGGCTGGCCGGGCAGACCGGCCCCGACGGCGGGCTGCGCAACGCGCTGGTGCGCGTGCGCGGGCCGGGCGCGGCGTGCCTGCTCGGGCTCGAGGCCGGCGCCCACCGGTACTTCGGGATCGCCAAGGAGTCGCCGTGCCACCTGGTGGTGCGCCGGCTGGCGCTGGCGACCGAGTTCACCGACGCCGAGTGGCTCAAGCTGGCGACGCTGGCGCCGCCCGCGGCGACCCCGCGCGGGCCGGTCGAGCGCGAGCACCCCGACGACGCGAGCGTGATCGTGCGCGGCACCAAGCTGGCGCTGCCGTGGGTCGAGCAGTGGGCGCGGCTCGAGGAGGTGGCGCTGACGGTGATCGCGGCCGAGCTGGCGGCCGGGCGCACCGCCGACGAGCTCTACCCGGTCGAGCTGGTCGACGACGACGACGCGGGCGACGACGACGGCGGTGACGCGTGA
- a CDS encoding AAA family ATPase, which produces MADRTSKVTAWALERALPSGAHTVAPVVSPELCAFGDDDAPLDELRVFLAEHLATAPVAAVARLFVPDGLEVRSVVVPLAPGASTRARGPRPVEVVCVLVPYGPEGRDRLALVPALAAGFFVDRKEDVAEVAAREIARLCAASGLDGAAWRRLLPPLDAQLVELDVLVRFAPAEIVGADRVAAEERRRARALLDASATPLGERVRGGGAAVVGRDRELASLTALLGGRERLAVLVCGDEGVGKTAIIETWARDQPQRPAWATSVAQLVAGASGFGEAEQRVTNLFGAAERLDAVLYFEDFGSLFRERVEDGGLALTAIVRRFVVEGACAWSRRSRRPPSSAPSAARSRWSAR; this is translated from the coding sequence GTGGCTGATCGCACGAGCAAGGTCACGGCCTGGGCGCTCGAGCGGGCCCTGCCGTCGGGCGCGCACACGGTCGCGCCGGTGGTGTCGCCCGAGCTGTGCGCGTTCGGCGACGACGACGCGCCCCTCGACGAGCTGCGGGTGTTCCTGGCCGAGCACCTGGCGACCGCGCCGGTGGCGGCGGTGGCGCGCCTGTTCGTGCCGGACGGCCTCGAGGTGCGGTCGGTGGTGGTGCCGCTGGCGCCGGGCGCGTCCACGCGCGCGCGCGGCCCGCGCCCGGTCGAGGTGGTGTGCGTGCTGGTGCCGTACGGGCCCGAGGGCCGCGATCGCCTGGCGCTGGTGCCGGCGCTCGCCGCCGGGTTCTTCGTCGACCGCAAGGAGGACGTGGCCGAGGTGGCCGCGCGCGAGATCGCGCGGCTGTGCGCGGCCAGCGGCCTCGACGGCGCGGCCTGGCGGCGGTTGCTGCCGCCGCTCGACGCCCAGCTGGTCGAGCTCGACGTGCTGGTCCGGTTCGCGCCGGCCGAGATCGTCGGCGCCGATCGGGTCGCGGCCGAGGAGCGGCGCCGGGCCCGGGCGCTGCTCGACGCCAGCGCGACGCCGCTCGGCGAGCGGGTGCGCGGCGGCGGCGCCGCGGTGGTCGGCCGCGATCGCGAGCTGGCGTCGTTGACCGCGCTCCTGGGCGGGCGCGAGCGGCTGGCGGTGCTGGTGTGCGGCGACGAGGGCGTCGGCAAGACCGCGATCATCGAGACCTGGGCCCGGGATCAGCCGCAGCGGCCGGCGTGGGCGACCTCGGTGGCGCAGCTCGTGGCCGGCGCGTCGGGCTTCGGCGAGGCCGAGCAGCGCGTGACCAACCTCTTCGGCGCGGCCGAGCGCCTCGACGCGGTGCTGTACTTCGAGGACTTCGGCAGCCTGTTCCGCGAGCGGGTCGAGGACGGCGGCCTGGCGCTGACGGCGATCGTGCGGCGGTTCGTGGTCGAGGGCGCGTGCGCGTGGTCGCGGAGATCACGCCGACCGCCCTCGAGCGCGCCGAGCGCCGCGAGATCGCGCTGGTCGGCGCGATGA
- a CDS encoding YkgJ family cysteine cluster protein, whose protein sequence is MIDPGGVYFTWPDRGLSYACAGCGACCKGLGIGLDVAGGQLTALAARRPEIVPFLRRRGDATTLWNPRDRCWFLEGDGLCRIEVEDGRAAKPASCRLFPFNRVFTLGAITVVDYNSVICPLRVGGAAPVAHADILAELATIVDPAIVGVTLPADVDGAAILAGERALADQVFAIAAAPGDDWEARLVAALGADGDAAASVRGLLAALGMAAPRPLPPATRAAALTLIPSLRFNELWGPRQYAPRAVMRGKLAGMTLAWLELAGVGAAIAGRELGMQELTTLWSEQAAVMYAAARWGDVPRLRPGPLELPSSDPGGLVRALGQACVDNRKAGRTLAAIAGPILAAASAIERVTALKLAEPVLRAAFASARA, encoded by the coding sequence GTGATCGATCCGGGCGGCGTCTACTTCACCTGGCCTGATCGGGGGCTGTCGTACGCGTGCGCCGGGTGCGGCGCGTGCTGCAAGGGCCTGGGCATCGGCCTCGACGTGGCCGGCGGTCAGCTGACCGCGCTGGCGGCGCGGCGGCCGGAGATCGTGCCGTTCCTGCGCCGGCGCGGCGACGCGACGACGCTGTGGAACCCGCGCGATCGGTGCTGGTTCCTCGAGGGTGACGGCCTGTGCCGGATCGAGGTCGAGGACGGGCGCGCGGCCAAGCCGGCGTCGTGTCGGTTGTTCCCGTTCAACCGGGTGTTCACGCTCGGGGCGATCACCGTCGTCGACTACAACAGCGTGATCTGCCCGCTCCGCGTCGGCGGCGCCGCGCCGGTGGCCCACGCCGACATCCTGGCCGAGCTAGCGACGATCGTCGATCCGGCGATCGTCGGGGTCACGCTGCCGGCCGACGTCGACGGCGCGGCGATCCTCGCGGGCGAGCGCGCGCTCGCCGATCAGGTGTTCGCGATCGCGGCCGCGCCCGGCGACGACTGGGAGGCCCGGCTGGTGGCGGCGCTCGGCGCCGACGGGGACGCGGCGGCGAGCGTGCGCGGGTTGCTGGCGGCGCTCGGCATGGCGGCGCCCCGGCCGCTGCCGCCGGCGACCCGGGCCGCGGCGCTGACGCTGATCCCGTCGCTGCGCTTCAACGAGCTGTGGGGCCCGCGCCAGTACGCGCCGCGCGCGGTGATGCGCGGCAAGCTGGCCGGCATGACCCTGGCGTGGCTCGAGCTGGCCGGCGTCGGCGCGGCGATCGCCGGTCGCGAGCTGGGCATGCAGGAGCTGACGACGCTCTGGTCCGAGCAGGCGGCGGTGATGTACGCGGCGGCGCGCTGGGGCGACGTGCCGCGGCTGCGGCCCGGGCCGCTCGAGCTGCCGAGCAGCGATCCCGGCGGCCTCGTGCGCGCGCTCGGGCAGGCCTGCGTCGACAACCGCAAGGCCGGGCGCACGCTCGCGGCGATCGCCGGGCCGATCCTCGCCGCGGCGTCGGCGATCGAGCGCGTCACCGCGCTCAAGCTGGCCGAGCCGGTGCTGCGCGCGGCGTTCGCGTCGGCGCGCGCCTGA
- a CDS encoding DUF3820 family protein — MRSETLPLFGAAWATPVPQAEPVRVEPPAPTPTSGRAAKKTTPARSSGRKRAAAPAGVERAAAAIAAVMPPDVERAVASSAPAVAAAPVAPAVVAPAALALVPAAEIAAPVAPAVLPPALALVAPAPAIAPLVVPAPAVAVAPVTAAEVRPERGVIVFDVETTGTDRRRDQVIELCVQFGLAEGAIHRTWRIKPDVAISPGAQAVHGISMDELAACPRFVDVIDDIAAVFAAAEVVVGYNLIFDIDMISAEFERVGRPLPDWSSKTVVDPFRLWQQCEPRSLSHAHLRFVGTGFEAAHSAVADVAATGRVLTGMLRTFGLDEHDWRGVAGVCDPARPSWVGPSRHLQWQGERVVMAFGKHSGTPLSQIEKSYLRWMAEKDFPTHVGEICRKAGELPEPEFLAWVRGAYGAPPTA, encoded by the coding sequence ATGCGCAGCGAGACCTTGCCCCTGTTCGGCGCCGCCTGGGCCACGCCGGTCCCTCAGGCTGAGCCCGTGCGGGTCGAGCCGCCGGCACCGACGCCGACCTCGGGCCGCGCGGCCAAGAAGACCACTCCGGCTCGGTCCAGCGGCCGCAAGCGCGCGGCCGCGCCGGCAGGGGTCGAGCGGGCGGCGGCGGCGATCGCGGCGGTGATGCCGCCGGACGTGGAGCGGGCCGTCGCGTCGTCCGCGCCGGCGGTGGCCGCGGCGCCGGTCGCGCCCGCGGTCGTGGCGCCGGCGGCGCTCGCGCTGGTGCCCGCGGCCGAGATCGCAGCGCCGGTCGCGCCCGCGGTCCTGCCGCCGGCGCTCGCGCTGGTGGCGCCGGCGCCCGCGATCGCGCCGCTGGTGGTGCCGGCGCCCGCGGTGGCGGTCGCGCCGGTGACGGCCGCCGAGGTGCGCCCCGAGCGCGGCGTGATCGTGTTCGACGTCGAGACCACCGGCACCGACCGCCGGCGCGATCAGGTCATCGAGCTGTGCGTGCAGTTCGGCCTGGCCGAGGGCGCGATCCACCGCACCTGGCGGATCAAGCCCGACGTGGCGATCTCGCCCGGCGCGCAGGCGGTCCACGGCATCTCGATGGACGAGCTCGCCGCGTGCCCCCGGTTCGTCGACGTGATCGACGACATCGCCGCGGTGTTCGCCGCGGCCGAGGTCGTGGTCGGCTACAACCTCATCTTCGACATCGACATGATCTCGGCCGAGTTCGAGCGGGTCGGCCGGCCGCTGCCTGACTGGAGCAGCAAGACCGTGGTCGATCCGTTCCGGCTGTGGCAGCAGTGCGAGCCGCGCAGCCTGTCGCACGCGCACCTGCGCTTCGTCGGCACCGGGTTCGAGGCCGCGCACTCGGCCGTCGCCGACGTCGCCGCCACCGGCCGGGTCCTGACCGGCATGCTGCGCACGTTCGGCCTCGACGAGCACGACTGGCGCGGCGTCGCCGGCGTGTGCGATCCGGCCCGGCCCAGCTGGGTCGGCCCGTCGCGGCACCTGCAGTGGCAGGGCGAGCGGGTGGTCATGGCGTTCGGCAAGCACAGCGGCACGCCGCTGTCGCAGATCGAGAAGAGCTACCTGCGGTGGATGGCCGAGAAGGACTTCCCGACCCACGTCGGCGAGATCTGCCGCAAGGCCGGCGAGCTGCCCGAGCCCGAGTTCCTGGCCTGGGTCCGCGGCGCCTACGGCGCACCGCCGACGGCGTAG